In Serratia marcescens subsp. marcescens ATCC 13880, a single genomic region encodes these proteins:
- a CDS encoding carbon-nitrogen hydrolase family protein codes for MPCFTLAAAQYPAAAADIASNLERHLEFIAQAAEQQVQLLVFPELSLSGYELADAAELALTLGDPRLQPLSAAAQSRQMTIIVGAPLHSGQALHIAALIFHPNGTVAVYTKQHLHGAEQQFFSPGEGGPLLEIQQQRIALAICADTSEPGHASAAARAGAQIYAAGVLVSEAGYAKDSAALAGYARRYRMVTLMANHAAPTGGWIPAGRSAIWNEAGELLVAAPDDAPGLIIAGKTSDGWHGRLCRLS; via the coding sequence ATGCCCTGCTTTACCCTCGCCGCCGCCCAATACCCCGCCGCTGCGGCCGATATCGCCAGCAACCTTGAACGTCACCTGGAATTTATCGCGCAGGCAGCCGAACAGCAGGTGCAGCTGTTGGTGTTTCCCGAACTGTCGCTAAGCGGCTATGAACTGGCCGATGCTGCCGAACTGGCGCTGACGCTGGGCGATCCCCGCCTGCAACCGCTCAGTGCAGCGGCGCAATCGCGGCAGATGACGATCATCGTCGGCGCGCCTTTGCACAGTGGCCAAGCGCTGCATATCGCCGCCTTGATCTTTCACCCCAACGGCACGGTGGCCGTCTATACCAAACAGCATCTGCACGGCGCGGAACAGCAATTCTTCTCGCCCGGTGAGGGCGGCCCGTTGCTGGAAATACAGCAGCAACGCATCGCGCTGGCCATCTGCGCCGACACTTCGGAACCTGGCCACGCAAGCGCCGCCGCACGGGCGGGCGCGCAGATTTATGCCGCCGGCGTGCTGGTATCTGAAGCCGGTTACGCGAAAGACAGCGCCGCGCTGGCAGGCTATGCCCGGCGTTATCGCATGGTCACGCTGATGGCCAACCATGCGGCGCCGACCGGCGGCTGGATCCCGGCGGGCCGCAGCGCCATCTGGAATGAAGCGGGAGAGCTTCTGGTTGCCGCGCCGGATGACGCTCCTGGGCTGATCATCGCCGGCAAGACTTCCGACGGTTGGCACGGCCGCCTGTGCCGGTTAAGCTGA
- the exoX gene encoding exodeoxyribonuclease X, whose protein sequence is MTLRVIDTETCGLDGGVVEVASLDLLDGQLTNPMSDLISPDRPISLDAMAIHHITEQMVEGKPRIAVAIGRYQGSPYYVAHNAAFDRGVLPEMNGAWICTLKLARTLYPDIKYGNQYLRYALNLDVQLPADATLYPHRALYDCYVTAALLQRIIKDSGWTPEQMVQITEQPVLLKKFKFGKYRGQEIERIAQEDPGYLRWMLKSIDDLSPDMKHTLKYYLIG, encoded by the coding sequence ATGACGTTACGCGTAATAGATACCGAAACCTGCGGGCTGGACGGCGGCGTGGTGGAAGTGGCCTCCCTCGATCTGCTCGACGGCCAGTTAACCAATCCGATGAGCGATCTGATCAGCCCGGACCGCCCCATCAGCCTCGACGCGATGGCGATTCATCACATCACCGAACAGATGGTGGAAGGCAAACCGCGCATCGCGGTGGCGATCGGCCGCTATCAGGGCAGCCCCTACTATGTGGCACACAACGCCGCCTTTGATCGCGGGGTGTTGCCGGAGATGAACGGCGCCTGGATCTGCACCCTCAAGCTGGCGCGCACGCTGTATCCGGACATCAAGTACGGCAACCAGTATCTGCGCTACGCGCTGAACCTGGACGTGCAGCTGCCGGCAGACGCCACGCTGTACCCGCACCGCGCGCTGTACGACTGCTACGTCACCGCCGCGCTGCTGCAACGCATCATCAAGGATTCGGGCTGGACGCCGGAGCAAATGGTGCAGATCACCGAACAGCCGGTGCTGCTGAAGAAATTCAAATTCGGCAAGTATCGCGGGCAGGAAATCGAACGCATCGCCCAAGAAGATCCCGGCTATCTGCGCTGGATGCTGAAGTCCATCGACGATCTGAGCCCGGACATGAAGCACACGCTGAAATACTATTTGATTGGCTAG
- a CDS encoding S9 family peptidase — protein sequence MMTPPKAEKRPYPITIHGDTRVDDYYWLRDDERADRQVLDYLQAENAYTDAMLKPQQALRETLYEEMVARIPQQEHSVPYVRHGYRYQTRYEPGNEYAISVRQPQAESEHWEVLIDGNQRAENHEFYTLGGLDVSPDNQRLGVAEDFLSRRQYDIRFKNLADGSWADEVLENTSGSFEWANDSSTVYYVRKHAKTLLPYQVYRHVVGSDPQQDELIYEELDDTFYVGLEKTTSERFILIHLSSTTTSEILLLDADRADAKPQLFVPRRKDHEYAIDHYHQHFYIRSNKDGKNFGLYQSEQADEAQWQTLIAPRADVMLEGFSLFRDWLVVEERNAGLTLLRQIHWQTGEEKRIAFDDPTYTTWLAYNPDPETALLRYGYSSMTTPTTLYELNMDSGERTMLKQQEVKNFTPENYRSERVWVKARDGVEVPVSLVYRQDSFQRGANPLMVYGYGSYGSSMDPAFSASRLSLLDRGVVFALAHIRGGGELGQLWYEDGKLFNKQNTFNDFIDVTETLIAQGYGDGKRVFAMGGSAGGLLMGAVINQAPQLFHGVVAQVPFVDVVTTMLDESIPLTTGEYDEWGNPNEQAYYDYIKQYSPYDQVKAQAYPHLLVTTGLHDSQVQYWEPAKWVAKLRELKTDDRQLLLYTDMDAGHGGKSGRFKAYEDIALEYAFILALAE from the coding sequence ATGATGACCCCACCAAAAGCGGAAAAACGCCCTTATCCCATCACCATCCACGGCGACACGCGCGTGGATGACTACTACTGGCTGCGCGACGATGAGCGCGCGGACCGCCAGGTGCTGGACTACCTGCAGGCGGAGAACGCCTACACCGATGCGATGCTGAAGCCGCAGCAGGCGCTGCGCGAAACTCTGTACGAAGAGATGGTGGCGCGCATTCCGCAGCAGGAACATTCGGTGCCTTACGTGCGCCATGGCTATCGCTATCAGACGCGCTACGAGCCGGGCAACGAATACGCGATTTCCGTGCGCCAGCCGCAGGCCGAGAGTGAGCACTGGGAGGTGCTTATCGACGGCAACCAGCGCGCCGAGAACCACGAGTTTTATACCCTGGGCGGGCTGGACGTCAGCCCCGATAACCAGCGGCTGGGGGTGGCGGAGGATTTCCTGTCGCGCCGCCAGTATGACATTCGTTTCAAGAACCTGGCCGACGGCAGCTGGGCCGACGAAGTGCTGGAAAACACCTCCGGCAGCTTCGAGTGGGCCAACGACTCCTCGACGGTGTACTACGTGCGCAAGCACGCCAAGACGCTGTTGCCGTATCAGGTTTATCGCCACGTGGTGGGCAGCGATCCGCAGCAGGACGAGCTGATTTACGAAGAGCTGGACGATACCTTTTACGTCGGGCTGGAGAAGACCACCTCCGAGCGCTTTATCCTGATCCACCTGAGCAGCACCACCACCTCGGAGATCCTGCTGTTGGACGCCGATCGTGCGGATGCCAAGCCGCAGCTGTTCGTGCCGCGCCGCAAGGATCACGAGTACGCCATCGATCACTATCACCAGCATTTCTATATCCGCTCCAACAAGGACGGCAAGAACTTTGGCCTGTACCAGAGCGAGCAGGCGGACGAAGCGCAGTGGCAGACGCTGATCGCCCCGCGCGCCGACGTGATGCTGGAGGGCTTCAGCCTGTTCCGCGATTGGTTGGTGGTGGAAGAGCGCAATGCCGGCCTGACGCTGCTGCGCCAGATCCACTGGCAGACGGGCGAAGAGAAGCGCATCGCCTTCGACGATCCGACCTACACCACCTGGCTGGCGTATAACCCGGATCCGGAAACCGCGCTGCTGCGCTACGGCTATTCGTCGATGACCACCCCGACCACGCTGTACGAGCTGAACATGGACAGCGGCGAGCGGACGATGCTCAAACAGCAGGAGGTGAAGAACTTCACGCCGGAAAATTACCGCAGCGAGCGGGTGTGGGTGAAGGCGCGCGACGGCGTCGAGGTGCCGGTTTCGCTGGTGTATCGCCAGGACAGCTTCCAGCGCGGCGCCAACCCGCTGATGGTGTACGGCTACGGTTCTTACGGCAGCAGCATGGATCCGGCGTTCAGCGCCAGCCGCCTGAGCCTGCTGGATCGCGGTGTCGTGTTCGCGCTGGCGCACATTCGCGGCGGCGGCGAGCTGGGGCAGCTGTGGTATGAAGACGGCAAACTGTTCAACAAGCAGAACACCTTCAACGATTTTATCGACGTGACCGAAACGCTGATCGCCCAGGGGTACGGCGACGGCAAGCGGGTGTTCGCCATGGGCGGCAGCGCCGGCGGTCTGCTGATGGGCGCGGTGATCAACCAGGCGCCGCAGTTGTTCCACGGCGTGGTGGCGCAGGTGCCCTTCGTCGACGTGGTGACCACCATGCTGGATGAGTCCATCCCGCTGACCACCGGCGAATACGACGAGTGGGGCAACCCGAACGAGCAGGCCTATTACGACTACATCAAACAGTACAGCCCGTACGATCAGGTGAAAGCGCAGGCATACCCGCATCTGCTGGTGACCACCGGTCTGCACGATTCGCAGGTGCAGTATTGGGAGCCGGCCAAGTGGGTGGCCAAGCTGCGCGAGCTGAAAACCGACGACCGGCAGTTGCTGTTGTATACCGACATGGATGCCGGCCACGGCGGAAAATCCGGCCGCTTCAAGGCCTATGAGGATATTGCGCTGGAGTACGCCTTCATTCTGGCGCTGGCGGAGTAA
- the dksA gene encoding RNA polymerase-binding protein DksA produces MTVMALPDAQQLLAMPDSDYMNSVQRAFFRQLLQDERQKLLLHIDELKKEIDGGEATGDEADKAAREEDLRLLFRQLDRESRLLPKIDAALARLQNGEYGYCRETGEPIGLARLLLRPTAELSIEAKTAQEMREPHMRKGG; encoded by the coding sequence ATGACTGTGATGGCATTACCGGATGCGCAGCAACTGCTGGCCATGCCGGATTCTGATTATATGAACTCGGTTCAACGGGCGTTTTTCCGTCAGCTGCTGCAGGATGAGCGGCAAAAGCTGCTGCTGCACATCGATGAGCTGAAAAAAGAGATCGACGGCGGCGAAGCGACGGGCGATGAGGCCGATAAGGCGGCGCGCGAAGAGGATCTGCGCCTGTTGTTCCGCCAGCTGGATCGCGAAAGCCGCCTGTTGCCGAAAATCGATGCGGCGCTGGCGCGCTTGCAGAACGGCGAATACGGCTACTGCCGGGAAACCGGCGAACCCATCGGGCTGGCGCGCCTGCTGCTGCGCCCGACGGCGGAACTGAGCATCGAGGCGAAAACCGCACAGGAGATGCGCGAGCCGCATATGCGTAAAGGCGGGTAA